In Aristaeella hokkaidonensis, the following are encoded in one genomic region:
- a CDS encoding Ig-like domain-containing protein, which yields MKKALTCLLVMLLCAGIVIPAMAANVFLFTTKSVQLFEGQTYQTEVRREGNYDGDGEVVYAATKTNVATVSEDGIITAVGKGTTEVTASLMRNGKRVGQTKVTVQVLRAVQKVTLNTVKLSVYDPDHPSVASLLKAPTENQVLVIPAGTAVPLAATCTPEDASSKKITYTTSDAGVARISGTSLKAVQRGECDLTVQSAQNPEVTETFRVLVIQPVKKITIDAGDKKVAAGSRMELDAICAPDNASITEVTWSSKNPNIATVDESGMVTGVKKGTASIVATAADGSKVTGTVMITVTQPVTSINITQADIPVVVGRTAQAKIQVLPAEANDKTVTWSTSDTSIATVRNGQITGVKAGICTVTCTSNSNPEVSATATVTVSQLVTKIVNVNDPSELTLKTGESGQLKWSVQPDDATNKGLTFKSQAPKVATVDANGVVTAVGRGVATITATAQDASKRQGNIKVTVIQPVTGVSMQRDLYYVQRGGASNVRAVVQPKNANNQKVIWSSADDRIASVRSNGTITGLVSGITSGMTTVYAYTDDGGFTASTQIRVGDFNEAVMVESLEVNANNEIRIVLRNMSQELTLENVHYKIECFDYDGNPMICNQDGESTFFEGDYPFVLNPYERTTHGAFRFRNYVIDQSLGSVVLTILNWKDSDGYTWYIPEDDQIRTMWTRYNYNNNYNYNNAEQGVG from the coding sequence ATGAAAAAGGCATTGACCTGTCTGCTCGTGATGCTGCTGTGCGCAGGAATCGTGATCCCTGCAATGGCGGCCAATGTTTTTCTTTTTACGACAAAATCCGTGCAGCTTTTTGAGGGACAAACCTATCAGACGGAAGTGCGCCGGGAAGGCAACTATGACGGAGACGGCGAGGTTGTTTACGCTGCCACGAAGACAAATGTGGCGACGGTTTCCGAAGACGGAATCATCACCGCTGTGGGCAAGGGTACGACGGAAGTAACTGCTTCCCTGATGCGGAACGGAAAACGCGTCGGCCAGACCAAAGTGACAGTACAGGTGCTGCGTGCTGTACAGAAGGTAACGCTGAACACTGTGAAGCTGTCTGTTTATGATCCGGATCACCCGTCAGTGGCCTCCCTGCTGAAAGCGCCTACGGAAAACCAGGTGCTGGTAATTCCGGCCGGCACAGCGGTGCCGCTGGCAGCGACCTGTACCCCTGAAGACGCCTCAAGCAAAAAAATAACATATACCACCTCAGATGCCGGCGTTGCCCGGATTTCAGGAACCAGCCTGAAAGCTGTGCAGCGGGGCGAGTGCGACCTGACTGTGCAGAGTGCCCAGAATCCTGAAGTGACAGAAACCTTCCGGGTGCTTGTGATTCAGCCGGTCAAGAAGATAACGATTGACGCAGGTGACAAGAAGGTTGCCGCGGGTTCCAGAATGGAACTGGACGCAATCTGCGCTCCGGATAATGCGTCGATCACAGAGGTGACCTGGAGCTCCAAGAATCCAAACATTGCGACAGTGGATGAGAGCGGTATGGTAACGGGCGTGAAGAAGGGAACAGCAAGCATTGTCGCAACTGCTGCGGACGGATCAAAGGTAACCGGTACGGTTATGATTACCGTGACACAGCCTGTGACTTCCATTAACATCACCCAGGCGGATATTCCGGTGGTAGTCGGCCGGACTGCACAAGCGAAGATTCAGGTGCTGCCTGCAGAGGCCAATGACAAGACTGTAACCTGGTCTACCTCTGATACCTCTATCGCCACAGTCCGCAACGGACAGATTACAGGTGTGAAAGCAGGCATATGCACTGTGACCTGCACAAGCAACTCCAATCCGGAGGTGTCAGCGACTGCAACCGTGACGGTGAGCCAGCTGGTGACGAAGATTGTGAACGTGAACGATCCTTCTGAACTAACCCTGAAGACCGGAGAAAGCGGCCAGCTGAAGTGGAGCGTCCAGCCGGATGACGCCACCAATAAGGGACTGACCTTCAAGAGCCAGGCACCCAAAGTAGCCACGGTGGACGCCAACGGCGTGGTGACTGCTGTTGGCCGCGGTGTGGCAACCATTACTGCAACGGCCCAGGATGCCTCCAAGAGACAGGGGAACATCAAGGTGACTGTGATCCAGCCTGTAACCGGCGTGTCAATGCAGCGGGATCTGTATTATGTACAGCGGGGCGGCGCGTCGAATGTGCGGGCTGTCGTCCAGCCGAAGAATGCCAACAATCAGAAAGTTATCTGGTCTTCTGCGGATGACCGTATCGCCTCGGTACGTTCCAACGGAACCATTACAGGCCTGGTCAGCGGTATCACCAGTGGTATGACAACAGTGTACGCCTATACGGATGATGGCGGCTTCACAGCATCGACGCAGATCCGCGTCGGGGATTTCAATGAAGCGGTAATGGTTGAATCACTAGAAGTGAATGCCAACAATGAGATCCGGATTGTATTGCGGAACATGAGCCAGGAACTGACCCTGGAAAATGTACATTACAAAATTGAATGCTTCGATTACGACGGCAATCCCATGATATGCAATCAGGACGGAGAAAGTACGTTCTTCGAAGGAGATTATCCGTTTGTCCTGAATCCGTATGAGAGAACAACTCATGGTGCATTCCGTTTCAGGAATTATGTGATTGATCAGAGCCTTGGTTCGGTAGTACTGACGATCCTGAACTGGAAGGATTCTGACGGATATACATGGTATATTCCGGAAGATGACCAAATAAGGACTATGTGGACAAGGTACAACTACAATAACAATTACAATTACAATAATGCCGAACAGGGCGTGGGGTAA
- a CDS encoding peptidylprolyl isomerase, whose amino-acid sequence MMKRLFCILLSLVMLMSVSFALAEDTADAAAEAETAEVISDEPVLLVTVNGQEIQSDNDYLLYMQSNYLNWANSNGYDTSDASLITAVNQQSLYDTIGYFLVLQKGKELGLDQFTDEEKDAFAVTAKAQWEEIVNSFVSANEAITEDSSDEDKAAARADAEAQLQSDYGYDEARYIKEYGDQAVNNTIYQRVTDHLSTDLKVTDEDIQTYFDDLVKDDQEIYENDAGSYEFYTRYYGQPSYYMPAGYRGITHILLKVDDELLNTWKDLSARLEEQKSAAEEAAETTPAADAEPTAEPEPTEEPVTEEMVNAAKDAILESVKATVDEIKAKLDGGATFEDLIKEYGTDPGMEDAATLAEGYPVHNDSILYDPAFRDAAMALEKVGDISDPVVGQYGVHILQYLRDVPSGAVELTDEMKNEFRETILQEMITETMHSAVDQWIEEAEIVYTEAGEPWKVPEDEEGDAEEAAEAPAEEAAETPAE is encoded by the coding sequence ATGATGAAACGTCTTTTCTGTATCCTGCTGTCGCTGGTTATGCTGATGAGCGTATCTTTCGCGCTGGCAGAAGATACTGCTGATGCCGCCGCAGAAGCCGAGACCGCGGAAGTTATTTCCGATGAACCGGTTCTGCTGGTCACCGTTAACGGCCAGGAAATCCAGTCTGACAATGATTATCTGCTCTATATGCAGTCCAATTATCTGAACTGGGCCAATTCCAACGGCTACGACACCAGCGATGCTTCCCTGATTACCGCTGTCAACCAGCAGTCCCTGTATGACACCATCGGTTATTTCCTGGTCCTGCAGAAGGGCAAGGAACTGGGACTGGATCAGTTCACAGACGAAGAAAAAGATGCTTTTGCTGTTACCGCAAAGGCGCAGTGGGAAGAAATCGTCAACAGCTTTGTTTCCGCCAATGAAGCGATCACCGAGGACTCTTCAGATGAGGACAAGGCCGCTGCCCGTGCCGATGCGGAAGCTCAGCTGCAGTCCGACTATGGCTACGACGAAGCCCGTTACATCAAGGAATACGGCGATCAGGCCGTCAACAACACAATCTATCAGCGTGTGACCGATCATCTTTCCACAGATCTGAAGGTGACCGATGAGGATATCCAGACCTACTTCGATGATCTCGTGAAAGATGATCAGGAGATCTATGAAAACGACGCCGGTTCCTACGAGTTCTATACCCGCTATTACGGTCAGCCTTCCTACTACATGCCCGCGGGCTACCGGGGTATCACTCACATCCTGCTGAAGGTGGATGATGAGCTGCTGAATACCTGGAAGGATCTGAGTGCGCGCCTGGAAGAACAGAAGTCAGCGGCTGAAGAAGCTGCTGAAACTACTCCCGCTGCGGATGCGGAACCCACCGCCGAACCCGAACCCACCGAGGAGCCTGTCACCGAAGAAATGGTGAACGCCGCCAAGGATGCAATTCTTGAAAGTGTTAAGGCCACAGTCGACGAAATCAAGGCCAAGCTGGACGGCGGTGCCACCTTCGAAGACCTGATCAAGGAATACGGCACGGATCCGGGTATGGAAGACGCTGCTACTCTCGCGGAAGGTTATCCCGTACATAATGACAGCATCCTGTACGATCCTGCTTTCAGGGATGCCGCTATGGCGCTTGAAAAGGTTGGCGATATCAGCGACCCCGTGGTCGGCCAGTATGGTGTGCATATCCTGCAGTACCTCCGTGATGTTCCCAGCGGTGCTGTGGAGCTGACCGATGAAATGAAAAATGAATTCCGTGAAACCATCCTGCAGGAGATGATTACGGAAACCATGCACAGTGCTGTGGATCAGTGGATAGAGGAAGCTGAAATTGTCTACACTGAAGCCGGTGAGCCCTGGAAGGTGCCCGAGGATGAAGAAGGCGATGCTGAAGAAGCTGCTGAAGCACCCGCCGAGGAAGCTGCCGAAACCCCGGCCGAATAA
- the gltX gene encoding glutamate--tRNA ligase, whose translation MTVRTRFAPSPTGFMHLGGVRTALYEYLIAKQNNGTFILRIEDTDQERFVEGATEVIYDTLRACGLNWDEGPDIGGDYGPYIQSERKATYLPYAKQLVESGHAYYCFCSKEEIDERRAAVEAAGGTWKYDKHCMHLSKEEVQQKLDAGIPWTIRMNAPTEGETSYHDMVFGDMTFQNSEAMDDMVLIKQDGMPTYNFANVIDDHLMNITHVVRGMEYLSSTPRYNYLYNAFGWDIPTYVHLPTVMRDATHKLSKRDGDAYYSDYIEKGFLTEALINYLALVGWNPGTDQEFFTLPELVKAFDIKRINNSPGIFDVNKLEWMNSQYVAKMDPEKYLQMATPWFDKVLAGKNIDYRRLAELMQSRTDIFSRIPEKIAFLAEMPDYDTAIFFNKKQKSDEAVAKEVLPLLIPVLEGITDWSEANIHDVVMEKIQAWERKTGSVLWPMRISISGQESTPGGAFEIAYLLGKDETLRRMKASLAKLG comes from the coding sequence ATGACTGTTCGCACTCGTTTTGCCCCGTCTCCCACGGGCTTTATGCATCTCGGCGGCGTCCGTACCGCCCTTTATGAGTACCTGATCGCAAAGCAGAACAACGGTACCTTCATTCTCCGTATTGAGGATACCGACCAGGAACGCTTTGTGGAAGGCGCCACCGAAGTCATCTATGACACCCTGCGTGCCTGCGGCCTGAACTGGGACGAAGGTCCGGACATCGGCGGTGACTACGGTCCCTATATCCAGTCAGAGCGGAAGGCCACCTACCTGCCTTACGCGAAGCAGCTGGTGGAATCCGGCCATGCCTATTACTGCTTCTGCTCCAAGGAAGAGATCGATGAGCGCCGCGCCGCGGTGGAAGCCGCCGGCGGCACCTGGAAATATGACAAGCACTGCATGCACCTTTCCAAAGAGGAAGTGCAGCAGAAACTGGATGCCGGCATCCCGTGGACCATCCGCATGAACGCCCCCACCGAAGGTGAGACCAGCTACCATGACATGGTCTTCGGCGATATGACCTTCCAGAACTCTGAAGCCATGGATGACATGGTCCTCATCAAGCAGGACGGCATGCCCACCTACAACTTCGCCAACGTCATCGATGACCACCTGATGAACATCACCCACGTGGTCCGCGGCATGGAATACCTGTCCTCGACCCCGCGGTACAACTATCTGTACAACGCGTTCGGCTGGGACATCCCCACCTATGTGCATCTACCCACCGTCATGCGGGACGCCACCCATAAGCTGTCCAAGCGGGATGGCGACGCCTACTATTCCGACTATATCGAGAAGGGCTTCCTGACTGAGGCGCTGATCAACTATCTGGCCCTGGTCGGCTGGAATCCCGGCACGGATCAGGAGTTCTTCACCCTGCCGGAGCTGGTCAAAGCCTTCGATATCAAGCGGATCAACAACTCTCCCGGAATCTTTGACGTCAACAAGCTGGAGTGGATGAACAGCCAGTATGTGGCAAAGATGGATCCGGAGAAGTACCTCCAGATGGCAACCCCGTGGTTTGACAAGGTCCTTGCCGGAAAGAACATCGATTACCGCCGTCTGGCCGAGCTGATGCAGAGCCGCACGGATATCTTCTCCCGCATTCCCGAGAAGATCGCCTTCCTGGCGGAAATGCCTGACTATGACACCGCCATCTTCTTCAACAAGAAGCAGAAGAGCGATGAGGCCGTTGCGAAAGAGGTCCTTCCCCTGCTGATTCCCGTTCTGGAGGGAATCACCGACTGGAGCGAAGCAAACATCCACGATGTCGTCATGGAAAAGATCCAGGCCTGGGAGCGTAAAACCGGTTCTGTCCTCTGGCCCATGCGTATTTCCATCTCCGGTCAGGAGTCCACACCCGGCGGCGCCTTCGAGATTGCGTATCTCCTCGGTAAGGATGAAACCCTCCGCCGCATGAAGGCTTCCCTGGCTAAACTCGGCTGA
- the typA gene encoding translational GTPase TypA produces MIREDIRNIAIIAHVDHGKTTLVDQMLKQGGVYRENQQTVDRVMDSNDLERERGITILSKNTAVHYRGHKINIVDTPGHADFGGEVERVLKMVDGVLLLIDSFEGPMPQTRFVLKKALELKLKVLIVINKIDRPDARCDEVVNEILDLLIDLEADESTIENPILYVSARKGTATLDLEQPGTDLQPLFDAILKYIPAPEGDAEGPAQVLISTVDYSEYVGRIGVGRIVRGTFTEGMNVVHTNLETGVTSPMWRLGGLFLYDGLKRVNAAEASMGDIVALYGAEDISIGDTVCDPSCVEGLPFVKISEPTVTMTFSVNDSPFAGREGQYVTSRHLRARLMKELQTDVSLRVNDTETTDSFEVCGRGELHLSILIENMRRQGYEFAVSKPKVIYKEIDGVKCEPIERLIVDTPQASAGAVIEKIGRRRGTLEHMSGLDRVRLEFLVPSRGLFGYRSEFMTDTRGEGIMSSVFERYEPVKGDIPHRNAGALICFETGVSTSYGLFYTQERGTLFIGAGENVYAGMICGQNARPGDLVCNVCKAKHVTNMRNASASEDAMRLISVHPLTLEECLEFIDDDELLEITPKSLRMRKRQLDHALRAKARSRGEGN; encoded by the coding sequence ATGATTCGGGAAGATATCAGAAATATAGCAATTATCGCGCACGTTGACCACGGCAAGACAACCCTGGTTGACCAGATGCTCAAGCAGGGCGGCGTATATCGCGAGAACCAGCAGACCGTGGACCGCGTTATGGACTCCAACGATCTGGAACGTGAACGCGGCATTACCATCCTGAGCAAGAACACTGCGGTGCACTACCGCGGGCATAAGATCAATATCGTCGACACTCCCGGTCACGCTGACTTCGGCGGTGAAGTGGAGCGCGTGCTGAAGATGGTGGACGGCGTGCTGCTGCTGATCGACAGTTTTGAAGGCCCGATGCCCCAGACCCGTTTTGTGCTGAAGAAGGCGCTGGAACTGAAGCTGAAGGTCCTGATCGTGATCAACAAGATTGACCGTCCGGACGCGAGATGCGACGAAGTGGTCAACGAGATCCTGGATCTGCTGATTGACCTGGAAGCGGATGAAAGCACCATTGAGAATCCGATCCTGTATGTTTCCGCCCGTAAGGGTACGGCGACACTGGACCTGGAACAGCCCGGCACCGATCTGCAGCCCCTGTTTGACGCGATCCTGAAGTATATTCCCGCTCCGGAAGGCGATGCGGAAGGCCCCGCGCAGGTGCTGATCTCTACCGTTGACTACAGCGAGTATGTGGGTCGTATCGGTGTAGGCCGCATTGTCCGCGGTACGTTTACCGAAGGTATGAACGTTGTGCATACGAACCTGGAAACCGGCGTGACCAGCCCTATGTGGCGCCTGGGCGGCCTGTTCCTGTATGACGGCCTGAAGCGGGTGAACGCTGCTGAAGCCAGCATGGGTGACATTGTCGCCCTGTATGGCGCGGAGGACATCTCTATCGGTGACACGGTCTGTGATCCCTCCTGTGTGGAAGGCCTGCCCTTCGTGAAGATTTCCGAGCCTACCGTGACCATGACCTTCTCTGTCAACGACAGCCCCTTTGCCGGCAGGGAAGGCCAGTACGTGACCAGCCGCCACCTGCGTGCCCGCCTGATGAAGGAACTGCAGACAGATGTTTCCCTGCGGGTGAACGATACGGAGACCACTGACTCCTTTGAGGTGTGCGGCCGCGGTGAACTTCACTTGTCCATCCTGATTGAGAATATGCGCCGCCAGGGCTATGAATTCGCCGTGAGCAAGCCCAAAGTTATCTACAAGGAGATTGACGGAGTCAAGTGCGAGCCCATTGAGCGCCTGATCGTGGATACGCCCCAAGCGTCCGCCGGTGCGGTTATTGAAAAGATCGGCCGCCGCCGCGGTACCCTGGAGCATATGAGCGGCCTGGACCGGGTACGCCTGGAGTTCCTGGTACCCTCCCGCGGCCTGTTCGGCTACCGCAGCGAGTTCATGACCGACACCCGCGGCGAAGGCATCATGTCCTCTGTATTTGAACGCTACGAGCCCGTGAAGGGTGATATTCCGCACCGTAACGCAGGTGCCCTGATCTGCTTCGAAACGGGCGTTTCCACCAGCTACGGCCTGTTCTACACGCAGGAACGCGGCACGCTGTTCATCGGCGCCGGAGAGAACGTCTATGCGGGTATGATCTGCGGCCAGAATGCCCGTCCGGGCGACCTGGTGTGCAATGTCTGCAAGGCAAAGCACGTGACCAACATGCGTAATGCTTCCGCTTCCGAAGACGCCATGCGCCTGATCTCCGTGCATCCGCTGACCCTGGAAGAGTGCCTGGAGTTCATTGACGATGATGAACTGCTGGAGATCACTCCCAAGAGCCTGCGTATGCGGAAACGCCAGCTGGATCACGCCCTGCGGGCCAAAGCACGCAGCCGGGGCGAAGGAAACTGA
- a CDS encoding peptide chain release factor 3 produces the protein MLPERDSREFRTLLHEEVEKRRTFAIISHPDAGKTTLTEKLLLYGGAIRSAGSVKARKTDKHATSDWMEIEKQRGISVTSSAMQFVYDGYRINILDTPGHQDFSEDTYRVLVAADAAVMLLDAAKGVEAQTIKLFKVCRMRNIPIFTFVNKMDRAAKDPFSLMEELEQVLGIRSCPINWPIGVDGDFQGVYHRDTRMVELYTGGDHGKKMVEKTDISIDDTELEKVLEKHYRDRLAEEVELLDEAGDSFDLEKVRAGELTPMFFGSAVTNFGVEPFLDRFLSFTPPPLPRESDTGIIGPEEPYFSGFIFKIQANMNPAHRDRLAFMRIVSGAFEKGMEVWHSGTNKIVALKQPQQFMADEREAVEEAWAGDIIGLFDPGIYRLGDTLSTGPKMHYANIPVFAPEFFNRVRPMDSMKRKQFQKGISQLAEEGAIQTFIRTETGLEEFMVGVVGVLQFEVLEHRLRTEYQTEIVMEGMPFRHVRWVIKTPKPVEDLKLTSTSGRAKDSHGRDVLLFENEWSIRLAVENNEGLELKETAER, from the coding sequence ATGCTGCCAGAGAGAGATTCCCGGGAGTTCCGGACGCTTCTGCATGAAGAGGTGGAGAAGCGGCGTACCTTTGCCATTATTTCCCATCCTGACGCGGGTAAAACCACGCTGACTGAGAAACTGCTGCTTTACGGTGGAGCAATCCGCAGTGCGGGCAGCGTGAAAGCCCGGAAGACGGACAAGCATGCCACCTCGGACTGGATGGAGATCGAGAAGCAGCGCGGCATTTCCGTGACAAGCTCCGCCATGCAGTTCGTGTATGACGGATACAGGATCAACATCCTGGATACCCCCGGCCACCAGGACTTCTCGGAAGATACCTACCGGGTGCTGGTTGCCGCGGACGCGGCAGTCATGCTGCTGGACGCCGCGAAGGGCGTCGAAGCCCAGACCATCAAGCTGTTCAAGGTCTGCCGGATGCGGAACATCCCGATTTTCACCTTTGTGAACAAGATGGACCGGGCTGCGAAGGATCCCTTCTCCCTGATGGAGGAGCTGGAGCAGGTGCTGGGCATCCGTTCCTGTCCGATCAACTGGCCCATCGGTGTGGACGGAGACTTCCAGGGCGTTTATCACCGGGATACCCGGATGGTGGAACTGTACACCGGCGGTGATCACGGTAAAAAGATGGTTGAGAAGACGGACATCAGTATTGATGATACGGAACTGGAAAAGGTGCTGGAGAAGCATTACCGTGACCGGCTGGCGGAGGAAGTTGAACTGCTGGATGAAGCAGGAGATTCCTTCGACCTGGAAAAAGTGCGGGCGGGCGAGCTGACGCCCATGTTCTTCGGTTCCGCTGTTACGAACTTTGGTGTGGAGCCGTTCCTGGACAGATTCCTGTCCTTCACGCCCCCGCCGCTGCCCCGGGAAAGCGATACCGGGATTATCGGTCCGGAGGAACCGTATTTCTCCGGTTTCATCTTCAAGATCCAGGCGAATATGAACCCGGCTCACCGGGATCGGCTCGCCTTTATGCGGATTGTCTCCGGCGCCTTTGAAAAGGGCATGGAAGTATGGCACTCCGGAACCAACAAGATCGTGGCGCTCAAGCAGCCGCAGCAGTTCATGGCGGATGAGCGTGAAGCGGTGGAGGAAGCATGGGCAGGCGACATTATCGGTCTGTTCGACCCCGGGATATACCGGCTGGGCGACACGCTTTCCACCGGACCGAAAATGCACTATGCCAACATTCCGGTGTTCGCGCCTGAGTTCTTCAACCGGGTGCGCCCGATGGACAGCATGAAGCGCAAACAGTTCCAGAAAGGCATCAGCCAGCTGGCCGAGGAAGGCGCCATCCAGACCTTCATCCGGACGGAAACGGGCCTGGAAGAGTTTATGGTCGGCGTAGTCGGCGTGCTGCAGTTTGAAGTACTGGAGCACCGCCTGCGGACCGAATACCAGACGGAGATTGTGATGGAAGGCATGCCCTTCCGCCACGTCCGGTGGGTTATCAAGACCCCGAAGCCTGTGGAGGATCTGAAGCTGACCTCCACCTCCGGCCGGGCCAAGGACAGCCATGGACGGGATGTGCTGCTGTTTGAAAACGAGTGGAGCATCCGCCTGGCCGTGGAAAACAATGAAGGCCTGGAACTGAAGGAGACAGCAGAGCGCTGA
- a CDS encoding glutamine--tRNA ligase/YqeY domain fusion protein, whose product MEETNARGNFIWDAIDKDLEDKRYTEVHTRFPPEPNGYMHIGHCKALIMDFLTAEKYGGKCNLRFDDTNPAKEDTEYVEAIKRDIHWLGFHWTGGEFYASDYYDKCYEIAEEWIRRGLAYVDELSKDEMREYRGTLTEPGKNSPWRDRPAEESLDLFRRMKAGEFPEGSKTLRMKIDMSSPNIVMRDPAMYRILYKEHWRTGNKWCIYPMYDFSHPIGDALEGISHSMCSLEYEIHRPLYDWVVEKSADMLPARPRQIEFSRLNMTGTVMSKRYLRQLVEGGYVAGWDDPRMPTLSAMRRRGYPAMAIRNFVDTIGMSKADSTVDYAVLEHCVRDVLGESSLRAMAVLNPLKVVLTNWPEGETKTVTLENHPDHPEMGERTLSFGRELYIEQEDFMEVPVKKYQRMFPGNEVRLKGAYIVRCDDCVKDAEGNVIEVHCTVDMDSFSGSAGADRKIKGKTLHWVPVDDCIPFEARLYEPLLNDDVAEEEDEEVDKKDFISRLNPESLKICRGFAEKVIAEAETGTSFQFLRTGYFCKDPDSTAELPVYNRTVGLRDSFAKQAK is encoded by the coding sequence ATGGAAGAGACAAACGCTCGCGGCAATTTTATCTGGGACGCAATCGATAAGGATCTGGAGGACAAACGGTATACGGAAGTCCATACCCGTTTTCCTCCCGAACCCAACGGTTATATGCACATTGGTCACTGCAAGGCGCTGATCATGGATTTCCTTACTGCCGAAAAATACGGCGGCAAGTGCAATCTGCGCTTTGACGACACCAATCCTGCCAAGGAAGACACCGAGTATGTCGAAGCCATCAAGCGGGATATTCACTGGCTGGGCTTCCACTGGACCGGCGGTGAATTCTATGCTTCGGACTATTACGATAAATGTTATGAGATCGCTGAGGAGTGGATCCGCCGCGGCCTCGCCTACGTGGATGAGCTGAGCAAGGACGAAATGCGGGAATACCGCGGCACCCTGACCGAGCCCGGCAAAAACAGCCCCTGGCGTGACCGTCCTGCTGAGGAAAGCCTGGATCTCTTCCGCCGCATGAAGGCCGGTGAATTCCCGGAAGGCAGCAAAACTCTCCGTATGAAGATTGACATGTCCTCACCGAACATCGTCATGCGTGATCCTGCCATGTACCGCATCCTGTACAAGGAGCACTGGCGCACCGGCAACAAGTGGTGCATCTATCCCATGTACGACTTCTCCCACCCCATCGGTGACGCGCTGGAAGGCATCAGTCACTCCATGTGCTCCCTGGAGTATGAGATTCACCGTCCCCTCTACGACTGGGTGGTGGAAAAGAGCGCGGACATGCTGCCTGCCCGTCCCCGTCAGATCGAGTTCTCCCGCCTGAATATGACCGGCACGGTCATGTCCAAGCGTTATCTCCGCCAGCTGGTGGAGGGCGGCTATGTGGCCGGCTGGGACGATCCCCGGATGCCCACCCTGTCCGCCATGCGCCGCCGCGGCTACCCCGCCATGGCCATCCGCAACTTTGTGGACACCATCGGCATGAGCAAGGCGGACTCCACCGTGGACTACGCCGTGCTGGAGCACTGCGTCCGTGACGTTCTGGGAGAATCCTCCCTCCGGGCGATGGCCGTCCTCAATCCCCTGAAGGTGGTTCTGACCAACTGGCCGGAAGGCGAAACCAAGACTGTCACCCTGGAAAACCATCCGGATCATCCGGAAATGGGTGAACGCACCCTCTCCTTCGGCCGGGAACTGTATATCGAACAGGAAGACTTCATGGAAGTCCCGGTCAAGAAGTATCAGCGGATGTTCCCCGGCAATGAAGTCCGCCTGAAGGGCGCCTACATTGTCCGCTGCGACGACTGCGTCAAGGATGCGGAAGGCAATGTGATCGAGGTGCACTGCACCGTGGATATGGATTCCTTCTCCGGCAGTGCCGGTGCCGACCGGAAGATTAAGGGCAAGACCCTCCACTGGGTCCCCGTGGATGACTGCATCCCCTTCGAAGCCCGGCTGTATGAGCCGCTGCTCAACGATGACGTGGCCGAAGAAGAGGACGAGGAAGTCGATAAGAAGGACTTCATCTCCCGCCTGAACCCCGAAAGCCTGAAGATCTGCCGCGGCTTTGCTGAAAAAGTGATCGCCGAAGCGGAAACCGGCACTTCCTTTCAGTTCCTGCGCACCGGCTACTTCTGCAAGGATCCGGATTCCACCGCTGAACTGCCGGTTTACAACCGCACCGTCGGCCTGCGTGATTCCTTTGCAAAACAGGCCAAATAA
- a CDS encoding IreB family regulatory phosphoprotein, with product MEELFNTHKMDPIVGTGNEAHDILMYVYKALQTKGYDPITQLVGYLVTGEPTYITSYNSARSLICRLERDEILEELVRSYLDTH from the coding sequence ATGGAAGAACTGTTCAACACCCATAAAATGGATCCGATTGTGGGAACCGGAAATGAAGCGCATGACATCCTCATGTATGTATATAAGGCCCTGCAGACAAAGGGGTATGATCCGATCACCCAGTTGGTGGGTTATCTGGTGACCGGTGAGCCGACATACATCACCAGTTACAATTCTGCCAGAAGTCTGATCTGCCGCCTGGAGAGAGATGAAATACTGGAGGAACTGGTCCGGTCCTATCTGGACACGCATTAA